The sequence below is a genomic window from Mycobacterium heidelbergense.
GACCGAGGCCCGCCGGCGGGGGACCGGCTGCGTGTGCCTGACCATCGGCGCGGGCACCGACGTGGCATCGCTGCGCCGGGTGTTCGGCAGCACCGCGCACGCGACGATCGCGCGCCCGGATCAACTCGCCGGCGTGATCGGACCACTGTTCCGCTCCGCGCTGTCTGTCGCGAGCGCGCTGCGCTCCGCCGCGAGCGTGCGTGTTTGTACGACGACACGCGGTCAACGGCGTACATCTGCGCACGCTCGCGCCGTCGTTGAAACAAACATCTGTTCCGGTTAGGCTCCAATCAGTCGGCAGAAGGGACGTCATGGCCAACGAGTCCGGGATCGCTTGTCGCAATGGCACGACTCCCGACGCGGCCGGGGTGCGGCCCTATTACCGGGCGGTCGGCGGCGAAGAGGCCATCTTCAAGGCCGCCTACCGCCAGGGTCTGGCGCTCGTACTGAAGGGGCCGACGGGTTGCGGCAAGACCCGCTTCGTCGAGGCGATGGCCCACGACCTCGGCCGGCCGCTGATCACCGTCGCCTGTCACGACGACCTCACCACCGCCGACCTCGTCGGCCGGTACCTGCTCAAGGGCGACGAGACGGTGTGGGTGGACGGCCCGCTGACCCGGGCGGTGCGCGAGGGCGCGATCTGCTACCTGGACGAAGTGGTCGAGGCCCGGCAGGACACGACCGTGGTGCTGCACCCGCTCGCCGATTACCGGCGACAGCTGCCGATCGAACGACTCGGCGTCACGCTGGACGCGGCGCCCGGGTTCGGCCTGGTGGTGTCCTACAACCCCGGCTATCAGAGCGTGCTCAAGGACCTGAAGGATTCGACGCGTCAGCGCATGGTCGCCATCGAATTCGGTTTCCCCGCAGCCGATGTCGAGGAGTCCATCGTCGCGCACGAGGCGGGTGTGGACGGCGCCACCGCGGCCGAGCTGGTGCGCTTCGGCCAGGCCATCCGCCGCCTGGACAACGGCGGCCTGCGTGAGGTCGCGTCGACGCGCGTCCTGATCGCGGCGGGCAGGCTCGTCGCCGAGGGCCTGACCATGCCGGAGGCGGCCCGGGCCGCGATCGCCGGACCTCTCACCGACGACGTGGCGGTGGGCCGGGCCCTGGGCGAGATGGTCGAGGTCTACCTGGGCGGGGGCGGATACATGATTGACGCTGCCACACCGCCGCCGCTACGGTCTGAACAAATATTAGGTTTGGTAGTGGACTGGCGCGCGTGAATTTGTCAGCCGGGAGGTCGGATGTCCTACGAAAGCAGCGCTGAGCCAATCAAGGTCGGCTACCTGATGGACTTCACTCTCCCGCCGGGGTTCCCCGAGGAGATGAAGGCGGATTTCACGTGGTGCTTCGACCTCGTCTTCGGGGAGGCCGTCGCCCAAGGGGTGATGGACCGGCCCGTGCGGACGATCTACCGCGAGGTGGAGGGGCTGCCCAAGGGATCGGTCAAGGCCGTGATCGACGCGTTCGGCGAGCTCGTCGACGAGGGCTGTCTGGTGGTGTTCGGGCCGCACATCACCGACAACTGCGTGCCCACCCGCGAAGCGATCGAGGAGCGGTTCAAGGTCCCGGCGATCAGCGTCACCGGCACCGACGACTGGCTGGGCGAATGGACGTTCTCCTTCCCACAGGGATCGATGACCGACGAGCCGATCTTCCTCGCCGACCTGGTGGCCAAACGTGGGCTCACCGAAATCGGCGTCCTCGTCGAGCAGAATCTGATCGGCGAGAGCTACCTAAAGAATCTGCGAACCGCATGCCGCCGCAAGGGGATTCGCATCGTCGCCGAGGCGGCGATCGCCCAGACCGCGCAGGACATCAACGACGCCGTCCGCACGCTGCACGAAGCCAAGGCGGAGGCGATCGTGCATCTGGGCTTCGGTTTCGGGATCGTGTTCATCAACCCTGCGCTGCAGGCCGTCGACTGGGACCCGCCGAGATTCACGACCACGGCCTTCCAGAACGCGTGGGTGAACCCGATCATGTGGAACGCCTTCATGGGTTGGGTCGGGGTCGACCAGTACGACGAAAAGAATCGGCTCGGCCAGGACTTCCTCGACCGCTACGCCGCAAAGTACGGCGGCAGGCGCCCCGAATACTGTGTCCCGGTGGTCAATCGGGACGTCGCCGCCACGCTCGTGCGTGCGTTCACCGACGCGCACCCGCTCAGTCCGCGTGGGGTCAAAGAGGCGTTGGAGCGGGTGAAGATGATGCCCGCCGCCGCGGGCGCGCCCGGCACCCGGGTGTCGTTCGGCAAGTGGACGCGGCGGGCCTGGATGGGGGCCGGCTATCTGGTGGCACGGACCCTCGACGCCGACGGCGTCAACTCGCGTCTGGTCGATCGCTTCGGAGAGGAGGGCTGACCCGTGTCGACGGAAGCACCCCTGAAGGCGGAAGGGAAGCCCGCTTCGCCGCGCGGGCGCGGCTGGGGCGGATGGGTCGCCGGCGCCGCCCTGGCGGCGTTTGCGCTCTTCTTCATCGCGAATTGCCGTGTCGCCCTGGACCCGCGCGTCGCCAACCCGAACGTGCAGGGGCGGCCCCGCCCCGTCAGGTTCCTCTTCGGGTTGGACTACATCGCGTTCCTGCAGATCTCCACGGTGATCATGCTGATCGTGCTGCTGGTTGTTTTCATTATCGGCTGGCGGCGCAATCCGGGCAGCCCGGTGATGCTGATGTTCCTCTGCACCACCCTGATCGTGTGGCAGGACCCGATCATGAACTGGGCGCCGTTCGCGGTCTACAACCCCGATCTCATCCACTGGCCGGAGTCGTGGCCGCTGGTGTCGTTGTCGCCGACGGTGGAGCCGTTCGTCGTATTCGGTTACGTGACTTTCTATTTCGGCCCGTACTTCCCGGCGGTCTGGATCCTGCGCAAACTGCAGGCGCGCAAGGGGTCCGAGGCTTTCGTGTCGACGCACCCGTTGATCAGCCTGGGCCTGCTGACGTGTGTCATCGGCTTCGTCTTCGACGCGTGGCTGGAGATCCAGCTCGTCCACACCGGCATGTACATCTACTCGCAGGTGATTCCCTGGGGCTCCGTATTCACCGGCACGACATTCCAATTCCCGCTGATCTGGGAGTCGTTCTCGGTGACTTTCGTGATGGTCCCGGCCGCGATCCTGTGCTACCGCGACGACACCGGCAAATCGGTGGCCGAGAAGCTGGCCGCGAAGGCCAAGATCTTCCCGAGTCGGCCGGTGCTCGGCACGTTCCTGGTGATGTTCGCCATCATCAACGTGTCCTACTTCGCCTACGGGGCGTGGTTCGCCGTCATCAAAATCACCCACGCGGCCACCTCGGTCGCCTGCCCGTGGCCCTATCCGGAAGCGAAAGTCTATGACCCGCAAGGCTATTACGAGAAGGCCGGCGCCCAGGGCCCGTACTCGGTCGGCATCTGGTCGACCTGGATGAGCGGGCAGCCGAAGGGGCGGCCGGACGTGCAGCCGCTACCGCCCGGTGAAGGCGCCTGCGCGACCCCGGGCAAGCATGGTTGAGCCGCGCACCGTCGTCGTCACCGGCGCGTCCCGCGGACTGGGGTTCGCCTCGGCGGTGCGCCTCTACCGCGAAGGGTGGCGCGTGGTCGCGGCCATGCGGACACCCGAAAAGGGAATCCCGCTCCTACGACAGGCGACCGGAGCCGCCGACGGCGACGACCGGCTGATTCCCGTGCAGCTCGACCTGCTGGATGCCGCGTCAATCGCCGCGGCGGCCAAGGCCATCGAAGAGGCCGTCGGGGCGCCGTACGCGCTGGTGCACAACGCGGGGATCTCCGCCGCCGGAATGGTGGAGGAGACGGATATGGCGCTGTGGCAGAGGATGTTCGCCACCAGCGTCCTGGGGCCCGTCACGCTCACCCGGGCCCTGCTGCCGTCGATGCGGGCGGCGGGCGAGGGCCGCATCGTGCTGGTGTCCAGCGTGGCCGGGGTGCGCGGACAGCCGGCCACCGCGCCGTACTCCGCGGCCAAGGGGGCGTTGGAGCGGTGGGGTGAGTCGATGGCGTGCGAGATCGCGCCGTTCAGTCTCGGCGTCACGGTCTTGGTGGCCGGCACGTATGACACCGACATCATCACCGACGCCGGCACCACCGACGATCGCAACTTCGACGGCCCGTACGCGCGGCTGCACGACACCATGAACGCCCGCGGGCGCTTCGCGATGAAACTCGCCCGGCCACCCGAGCGGTTCACCGGCGGACTGCTCAGGGCGCTGGGGGACCGGGCGCCGTTCCGCCGCCGCGGCGTGGGCCCGGACGCGTCGATGCTGTTGGCTCTCAACAGGATTCTCCCGTCGTCGGGCATGCATCACGTGTCGCGGATCGTGCTGGGCATACCCAGGCGGGGCGCGATGCGGGGCGCGCCGCCGAAGAACGTCACACGGCAAGGGGATTGAAGGAACATTCATGGAACAGCTTTTCGATGACCTGGAAGACTTCGGCGCCTTCGACGACGCGGTCTCCGGCGACGTGCGTGACCCCTACACGGAACTGGCGCGGCTGCGCCGCGAGGAGCCGATCCAGCGCCTGGACACCTCGGGGATGCCCCATGAGGAGTCCAAGCCGGTGTTCATCGTGTACCGCCATGAGGAAGCCCAGCAGATGCTGCGCGACAACGAGACGTTCTCGTCGGCGGCCGTCATCGCGGCGTTCGGCCCGGTGCTGGGGGAACGCGTGATGCTCGGCATGGACGAGCCGGTGCACGGCCGGCTGCGGTCGCTGGTGTCAAAGGCGTTCTCGCAGAAGGCCTTGGCCCGTTGGGAGGACCAGCTGGTCGGGCCGGTGGGCAACAGTCTCATCGACAGGTTCGCGGCACACGGCAAGGCCGACCTGGTCAGGGAGTTCACCTTCGACTACCCGAGCCAGATCATCGCCGGGCTGCTGGGCCTGCCGCGGGAGGACTACCCGCAGTTTCAGCGCTGGTCCATCTCTCTGCTGAGCTGGATCCTAAATCCGGAACGCGGCCTGGCGGCCTCGGCCGCGCTGCGCGACTACTTCGCGCCGATCCTGCAGGCCCGCCGCGCCGAACCGCGGGACGATCTGATCAGCGGGCTGGCCCAGGCCGAAATCGACGGCGAGAAACTCGCGGACGAGGAGATCTACTCGTTTTTGCGCCTGCTGCTGCCCGCCGGGGTGGAGACGACGTACCGGGCGCTGGGCAGCCTGCTCTTCGCGCTGCTGTCGGACCCCGCGCAGTTGGACGCCATCCGTGCGGACCGCTCGCTGCTGCCGCAGGCCATCGAAGAGGGCGTGCGGTGGGAACCGCCCCTGCTGACCATCACCCGGGTCGCCACCCGCGACACCGAACTCGGCGGGGTGCCGATACCGGCCGGCTCGACGGTGATGCCGATGCTGGGAGCCGCCAACCGGCAGGAAGACCGCTACCCCAATCCGGACACGTTCGACATTTTCCGACAGCCGAGGGGACACCTCGGCTGGGGCCACGGCGTGCACGTCTGCCTCGGCATGCACCTGGCGCGGCTCGAGATGCGCACCGCCGTCAACCTCCTGCTCGACCGGCTGTCGAACCTTCGGCTGGACCCCGACGGCGACGACCCGCACATCCGCGGGCAGGTCTTCCGGTCGCCGACCTCGCTACCGGTGCTCTTCGACGCCCGGTGACACCGGAAGCTTGCCAATCGGCTCGTTTCCAGTAAGGCTCTCCGTAACCCCGCAACGACGCAGAAGAGAGTGACAGATATGGCTGACACTGTAAAGGTCCAGTTCGAGCCCAAGATGATGATCGACGGCAAGCTCGTCGATGGGCAGGCCGGCACCTTCACCAACATCAACCCGGCGACCGAGGAGCCGCTGGGAGAGGTCGCCGACGCGTCGAAGGAAGACATGCGGCGGGCCATCGACGCCGCCCGGCGGGCCTTCGACGAGACCGACTGGTCGACCGACCGCGAGCTGCGCAAGCGCTGCCTGTTGCAGCTCCACGACGCGATCGAAGCCGAGAAGGAGGAGCTGCGCGAGGAGCTCATCCTCGAGGTCGGCTCGCCGCGTGCCATCACGTTCGGACCCCAGCTGGATGCGCCCCTGCAAGACGGGTTGAAGTATCCCGCCAGGTTGATCGACGAATACGCCTGGGAGACCGACCTGGGCGACCAGGTGATCAGCCTCACCGGCACGCTGACCACCCGCAAGGTCTGGCGGGAACCGGTGGGCGTGGTCGGCGCGATCGTGCCCTGGAACTTCCCGTTCGAGGTCACCGTCAACAAGCTCGGCCAGGCGCTGGCGACCGGCAACTCCGTCGTGCTCAAGCCAGCGCCCAACACACCGTTCAACGCGACCCGCCTCGGCCGGCTGATCGCCGAACAGACCGATATTCCCGCTGGCGTCGTCAACGTCGTCACCGCCTCCGATCATTTTGTGGGCGAAGAGCTTACGCTGTCGCCGAAGGTCGACCTGATCTCCTTCACCGGCTCGACGGTGGTCGGCAAGCGGATCATGGAGAAGGGCGCCGCGACCATGAAGCGGCTCTTCCTCGAGCTGGGCGGCAAGTCGGCCACCATCGTGCTCGAGGACGCCGATTTCGGGATGGCCTGCGCGATCGGCATCGCGCCGTGCATGCACGCCGGGCAGGGCTGCGCGAATCCCACCCGGATGCTGTTGCCGCGGTCCCGCTACGACGAGGGCGTGGAGATCCTCAAGAGCATCTACGAGAACGTCACGTGCGGCGACCCGCAGGACCCCGGAACCCTGTGCGGCCCGGTGATTTCGGAGAAGCAGCGCGAACGCGTCATGGGCTACATCCGCAAGGGCGTCGACGAGGGCGCCACGGCGCTGGTCGGCGGCCCGGATGCGCCCACCAGCTTTGACAAGGGATTCTTCGTCAGGCCAACGCTTTTCACCGACGTCGACAACTCGATGACGATCGCCCAGGAGGAGATCTTCGGCCCGGTGCTGGCGGTCATCCCGTTCGACGACGAGGAGGACGCGATCCGGATCGCCAACGACAGCGTGTACGGCCTGGCGGGCAACGTGATGTCCGGGTCGCTGGAGCATTCGCTGGCCGTGGCCCGCCGGATCCGGGCCGGCTTCATGGGCGTCAACGGCGGCGCCCCCTATGGCGCCGACACACCGTTCGGCGGATACAAGTACAGCGGGGTGGGACGGCAGAACGGTGTGGCCGGCTTCGACCAGTACACCGAGATCAAATCTGTCGGATACCCCGCCGGCTGAGGGAGGGCCGGCGTGCCCTCCGCGAGCGTGCGTGTTTGCACACGACACGCCGCGGCCGACTGGCATTCTGTGCACGCTCGCGGGACAGGGGTGCCACTCGCGGGACAGGGGTGCACGCTAGCGGGACAGGGGTGCCGCCGCATGCACCACCCCGCCGGCCGCCCGCCCAACGCGTTGGTTGACAATCGACGTCAGGCCCTAGCGTCAAAGGAGATATCACCATGGCTGAAGCCGTCATCGTCGAGGCAGTCCGCTCACCGATCGGGAAGCGCAACGGCGGGCTGTCCGGGGTGCACCCGGCCGACCTGGCCGCGCAGGTCCTCAACGGGCTGGTCGACAAGGCCGGCATCGATCCCGGGATCGTCGACGACGTCATCTGGGGCTGCGTCATGCAGGCGGGCGAGCAGGCCCTCGACATCGGCCGGACCGCGCTGCTGACCGCGGGCTGGCCGGAGAGCGTCCCCGGCGTGACCGTCGACCGCCAGTGCGGGTCGAGCCAGCAGTCCATCCACTTCGCCGCGGCCGGCGTGGTGGCCGGGCATTACGACGTCGTCGTCGCCGGCGGTGTGGAGTCAATGTCGCGGACCCCCATGGGCTCGTCGCTGGCCAACGGCGGGCGGCCGTATCCCCAAGCCTTCCTGGACCGCTACGACGGCCGGATCCCCAACCAGGGCCTCGGGGCGGAGACGATCGCCGAGCAGTGGGGATTCGACCGCACCGCGCTCGACGAGTTCTCCCTGGCGTCGCACGAAAAGGCCGCGGCAGCACAGGATTCCGGCGCGTTCGACGACCAGATCGTCGGCATCAAGGATCAGGACGGCAATGTCGTGCTCAAGGACGAAGGCATCCGCCGCGGCACGCCGATGGAAAAGATGGCGTCGCTGAAGCCGGCGTTCAAGGAGGACGGCGTCATCCACGCGGGCAACTCCTCGCAGATCTCCGACGGTTCGGCCGCCCTGCTGTTCATGTCCGCCGAGAGGGCAAAGTCGCTGGGGATCAAGCCGATCGCCAGAGTGCACACCGCGACACTGGCCGGAGCCGACCCGGTGATCATGCTCACCGCGCCCATCCCGGCGACCCAGAAGGCGCTGAAGAAATCCGGGCTGAGCATCGACGACATCGGGGCGTACGAGGTCAACGAGGCGTTCGCGCCGGTCCCGCTGGCGTGGCTCAAAGACATTGGGGCCGACGAGAAGAAGCTCAACCCCAACGGCGGGGCTATCGCGCTCGGCCACCCGCTCGGCGGCTCGGGCGCGCGGTTGATGACCACGCTGCTCTACCACATGCGGGACAAGGGAATTCGCTACGGCCTGCAGACCATGTGCGAGGGCGGCGGCCAGGCCAACGCCACCATCGTGGAGCTGCTGTGACCGAAGGCCAGCCGGGAGCCCTGGCCGAGCGCCGCGGCAACGTCATGGTCATCA
It includes:
- a CDS encoding spirocyclase AveC family protein is translated as MSTEAPLKAEGKPASPRGRGWGGWVAGAALAAFALFFIANCRVALDPRVANPNVQGRPRPVRFLFGLDYIAFLQISTVIMLIVLLVVFIIGWRRNPGSPVMLMFLCTTLIVWQDPIMNWAPFAVYNPDLIHWPESWPLVSLSPTVEPFVVFGYVTFYFGPYFPAVWILRKLQARKGSEAFVSTHPLISLGLLTCVIGFVFDAWLEIQLVHTGMYIYSQVIPWGSVFTGTTFQFPLIWESFSVTFVMVPAAILCYRDDTGKSVAEKLAAKAKIFPSRPVLGTFLVMFAIINVSYFAYGAWFAVIKITHAATSVACPWPYPEAKVYDPQGYYEKAGAQGPYSVGIWSTWMSGQPKGRPDVQPLPPGEGACATPGKHG
- a CDS encoding aldehyde dehydrogenase family protein, which translates into the protein MADTVKVQFEPKMMIDGKLVDGQAGTFTNINPATEEPLGEVADASKEDMRRAIDAARRAFDETDWSTDRELRKRCLLQLHDAIEAEKEELREELILEVGSPRAITFGPQLDAPLQDGLKYPARLIDEYAWETDLGDQVISLTGTLTTRKVWREPVGVVGAIVPWNFPFEVTVNKLGQALATGNSVVLKPAPNTPFNATRLGRLIAEQTDIPAGVVNVVTASDHFVGEELTLSPKVDLISFTGSTVVGKRIMEKGAATMKRLFLELGGKSATIVLEDADFGMACAIGIAPCMHAGQGCANPTRMLLPRSRYDEGVEILKSIYENVTCGDPQDPGTLCGPVISEKQRERVMGYIRKGVDEGATALVGGPDAPTSFDKGFFVRPTLFTDVDNSMTIAQEEIFGPVLAVIPFDDEEDAIRIANDSVYGLAGNVMSGSLEHSLAVARRIRAGFMGVNGGAPYGADTPFGGYKYSGVGRQNGVAGFDQYTEIKSVGYPAG
- a CDS encoding thiolase family protein, translating into MAEAVIVEAVRSPIGKRNGGLSGVHPADLAAQVLNGLVDKAGIDPGIVDDVIWGCVMQAGEQALDIGRTALLTAGWPESVPGVTVDRQCGSSQQSIHFAAAGVVAGHYDVVVAGGVESMSRTPMGSSLANGGRPYPQAFLDRYDGRIPNQGLGAETIAEQWGFDRTALDEFSLASHEKAAAAQDSGAFDDQIVGIKDQDGNVVLKDEGIRRGTPMEKMASLKPAFKEDGVIHAGNSSQISDGSAALLFMSAERAKSLGIKPIARVHTATLAGADPVIMLTAPIPATQKALKKSGLSIDDIGAYEVNEAFAPVPLAWLKDIGADEKKLNPNGGAIALGHPLGGSGARLMTTLLYHMRDKGIRYGLQTMCEGGGQANATIVELL
- a CDS encoding cytochrome P450, with protein sequence MEQLFDDLEDFGAFDDAVSGDVRDPYTELARLRREEPIQRLDTSGMPHEESKPVFIVYRHEEAQQMLRDNETFSSAAVIAAFGPVLGERVMLGMDEPVHGRLRSLVSKAFSQKALARWEDQLVGPVGNSLIDRFAAHGKADLVREFTFDYPSQIIAGLLGLPREDYPQFQRWSISLLSWILNPERGLAASAALRDYFAPILQARRAEPRDDLISGLAQAEIDGEKLADEEIYSFLRLLLPAGVETTYRALGSLLFALLSDPAQLDAIRADRSLLPQAIEEGVRWEPPLLTITRVATRDTELGGVPIPAGSTVMPMLGAANRQEDRYPNPDTFDIFRQPRGHLGWGHGVHVCLGMHLARLEMRTAVNLLLDRLSNLRLDPDGDDPHIRGQVFRSPTSLPVLFDAR
- a CDS encoding ABC transporter substrate-binding protein, with translation MSYESSAEPIKVGYLMDFTLPPGFPEEMKADFTWCFDLVFGEAVAQGVMDRPVRTIYREVEGLPKGSVKAVIDAFGELVDEGCLVVFGPHITDNCVPTREAIEERFKVPAISVTGTDDWLGEWTFSFPQGSMTDEPIFLADLVAKRGLTEIGVLVEQNLIGESYLKNLRTACRRKGIRIVAEAAIAQTAQDINDAVRTLHEAKAEAIVHLGFGFGIVFINPALQAVDWDPPRFTTTAFQNAWVNPIMWNAFMGWVGVDQYDEKNRLGQDFLDRYAAKYGGRRPEYCVPVVNRDVAATLVRAFTDAHPLSPRGVKEALERVKMMPAAAGAPGTRVSFGKWTRRAWMGAGYLVARTLDADGVNSRLVDRFGEEG